In one window of Arcobacter sp. F155 DNA:
- a CDS encoding putative DNA-binding domain-containing protein: MPKKILEKDIQERFLDNLLTQTDEVKNSSVAVYQKLVYMRYHEVIKNSFPLFIDLVDEETLVSSIKAFMKDTPETPFVWQMANDYRNFVKKNKLFDDKKYIYELLYYDWIEIELYMKEYKEKKKKKFSYKNSYKLSKSARIKRFKYDLINKDFTSKRENFLVIYYNFETDDIVYREINPIIYYLLKSLNKKQTIGNTLKKLCKENDIDFKEAKEALIEPLSELNSNGVFFFNQYK; this comes from the coding sequence ATGCCTAAGAAGATACTAGAAAAAGATATTCAAGAAAGGTTCTTAGATAACCTTTTAACACAAACTGATGAGGTAAAAAACTCTTCCGTAGCTGTTTATCAAAAGCTTGTTTATATGAGATACCATGAAGTTATAAAAAACTCTTTTCCTCTTTTTATTGATTTAGTAGATGAAGAAACTTTAGTGTCTTCAATAAAAGCTTTTATGAAAGATACTCCAGAGACTCCCTTTGTATGGCAAATGGCAAATGACTATAGAAACTTTGTAAAGAAAAACAAACTTTTTGATGATAAAAAATATATCTATGAACTTCTTTATTATGATTGGATAGAAATAGAACTTTATATGAAAGAGTATAAAGAGAAAAAAAAGAAGAAGTTTTCTTATAAAAATAGTTATAAATTAAGTAAAAGTGCTAGAATCAAAAGATTTAAATATGATTTGATAAATAAAGATTTCACTTCAAAAAGAGAAAACTTTTTAGTGATATACTATAATTTTGAGACAGATGATATAGTCTATAGAGAGATAAACCCAATTATTTACTACTTGTTAAAAAGCTTAAATAAAAAGCAGACTATAGGAAATACTTTAAAGAAACTATGCAAGGAAAATGATATAGACTTTAAAGAAGCAAAAGAGGCTTTAATAGAACCTCTTTCTGAGTTAAATAGTAACGGAGTTTTTTTCTTTAATCAATATAAGTAA